ATTATAGCATACAGCACCAATTTTATCTCCAAATATATAACCAATCATAGATAAATCTGGAACTAAAATTAAGACTAAAAACCACCACCAAGCATAATCGATTTGATTAAAAAAGTAAATTCCGAGTATAAATAATCCTAATTCTTCTAATTTGATAATTGATTTCATTATACTATTTTTTCCATTAATTTTTCGGGGTGTGCTAATGCTTTGAAACCAAATTTCTGATACAAAAAATGAGCATCAGATGTTGCTAAACGCCATATTTTTACTTCTTGTAATTGTGGCTCTTTCATCATAGTATCGATTAAAATAGAAGAATATCCTTTCCCTCTATGTTCTTCGGTTATAAAAACATCCATCAAATAAGCAAAAACTACATAATCGGTAATCACTCTGGCAAAACCAATTTGAGTATCATTAAGATAAATTCCAAAACAAACTGAAGCATCAATTGTTCTTTGTACTTCCTCAAGTGTTCTTCCAGCTGCCCAATAAATATCCTTCAAAAAATGTTGAATGAATGGAACATCTAATTTGTTTTTATCAGTAGAAACGTAAATAATATTGTCCATAACGAACGTTTGAAAATTTTATTTTAAAATATACTTATTTTACCCTCAGCAAATGGCTTATCAAATAAAATTGTCGAATGGTCACTTGTGTCATCATAAGAGGATTTTGGCAAAACAGACGGATTGGAAGGGTATTTTTTTCCATTAAATGATAAATCTTTAAAAACTCCCCGGTCATTTACCAATAAGACTGCCCAACCATTTTTAGTCGTATTTTCAATATAAACAGGCGCTT
The Flavobacterium sp. 5 DNA segment above includes these coding regions:
- a CDS encoding GNAT family N-acetyltransferase codes for the protein MIYVSTDKNKLDVPFIQHFLKDIYWAAGRTLEEVQRTIDASVCFGIYLNDTQIGFARVITDYVVFAYLMDVFITEEHRGKGYSSILIDTMMKEPQLQEVKIWRLATSDAHFLYQKFGFKALAHPEKLMEKIV